A stretch of DNA from Methylomicrobium lacus LW14:
CTTCCGCCGGCGTCGGCGCGCTGCTCGCGTTGATCCTGTCCGGCGGCGACCTCGGCATCATCGGGATCATCGGCATCATTCTGCTGATCGGCATCGTCAAGAAAAACGCGATCATGATGATCGACTTCGCTCTGGAGGCGGAGCGGAAGCACAGGATGCCGCCCGGCGAGGCGATTTTCCAGGCCTGCCTGCTGCGCTTTCGGCCGATCCTGATGACCACCTTGGCGGCGCTGCTCGGTGCCCTGCCGTTGATGCTCGGCAGCGGCGTCGGTTCCGAGCTGCGTCACCCCCTCGGCATTACGATGGTCGGCGGCTTGCTGGTCAGCCAGTTGTTGACCCTGTATACCACGCCGGTGATCTATCTGTGGATGGACACGCTCGCCCGGCGGGTAAATGCCGTCTTGCGTCCGAATCCTGTCGAAGCGATTGAAAACGACGGGGGCCGGTGATGAATTTTTCGGCCCTCTTCATTCGCCGGCCGGTCGCGACCACGCTGCTGACTATCGCGGTCGCCCTGGCCGGCGTGTTGGCGTTTCTGAATCTGCCGGTCGCGTCCTTGCCGGAAGTGGATTTCCCGACGATCAGCGTCAGCGCCGAAATACCCGGCGCCAGCGCCGAAACGATGGCCGCGACGGTCGCGACGCCGCTGGAGCGGGCGCTCGGAAGGATCGCCGGCATCACCGAGATGACCTCCGAAAGCGGCATGGGCAGCACCCAGATCACCCTGCAATTCGACCTGAGCCGCGATATCAACGGTGCGGCACGCGACGTGCAGGCCGCGATCAACGCGGCCGGCAACCTGCTGCCGAGCAACCTGCCGAGCCTGCCAAGCTATCGCCGCGACAATCCGGCAGACTCTCCGATCATCGTGCTGACGCTGACCTCCGACAGCCTGGATATTGGCCAGATCTACGATGTGGCGGCAACGGTGCTGGCGCAAAAAATCTCGCAAACTCCGGGAATCGGCGGCGTGGACATACGCGGGTCATCGTTGCCGGCGGTGCGCGTCGAACTGAATCCCCATGCGCTGAGCCAATACGGCATCGGCCTGGAGGATGTCAGGAACACCATCGTTCAAAGCAATATAACCCGGCCAAAAGGGGAGATGGAACATGCGGGCCGGCGCTGGCAGATTCAGGCCAACGATCAGGCGCGCAAGGCGGCCGATTACGCGGCGCTGATCGTCAGTTACCGGGGCGGCGCGCCTGTCACCCTCGCCGACCTCGGCAAGGTCGAGGATTCGGTCGAGAATCTCAGCAACACCGGCGTCAAGGACGGCAAGCCGGCCGTGCTGCTGGTGGTCAAAAAACAGCCCCAGGCCAACGTGATCGAAGCCGTCGACCGGATAAAAACAATGGTACCGGAGTTGCGGGCGTCTATCCCGAGCGCGATCGACCTGCAAGTCGCCTCCGACCGATCGCTGACGATCCGGGCTTCGCTAGCCGAAGTGGAACACACGATGCTATTTGCAGTCATTCTGGTGATTTTGGTCGTGTTATTGTTTTTACGCAATTTACGCTCGACCTTGATACCGATCATCGCAGTACCCGTGTCGCTGCTTGGCGCCTGCTCGGTGATGTATTTATGCGATTACAGCCTGAATAACCTGTCGCTGATGGCGCTGACGATAGCGACCGGCTTCGTGGTCGACGATGCGATCGTGGTGCTGGAGAATGCCAGCCGCCACATCGAGAAGGGCACGGCGCCGTTCAAGGCGGCGCTGTTGGCCGCCAAGGAAGTCGGTTTTACCGTGCTCGCGATGAATGTCGCTTTGATCGCTGTGTTCCTGCCGATATTGCTGATGGGCGGCCTGGTCGGCCGCCTGTTCAGGGAGTTCGCGGTGACCTTGTCGGCCGCGGTGCTGGTCTCCCTGCTGGTTTCCTTGACCGTGACGCCGATGCTGTGCGCCCGCTGGCTCGGCAAGGAAAGCCCGCGCCACGGCCGCCTCTATCGGGGCATCGAACGCGGCTTCGTCGGCCTCCAACGTTTTTACAGCCTCAGTTTAAGTTGGGCACTGCGCCATACCAGAATAATGCTCGCGGTATTCGTCGCCACCCTGGGGCTGAACGTATATTTGTATAAGGTCATCGACAAGGGCTTTTTCCCTACCCAGGACGGCGGCCGGCTGATGGGCGTCGTGCAGGCCGATCAGGGCGTTTCGTTCTGGGCCATGCAGGACAAGTTTTTCGAGTTCGCGAAGCTGATACGCCAGGATCCGGCCGTCACCAACGTCAACGGCTTTTTCAGCAGCCAGCGCAGCCTGAATAACGCGATCGTGTTCATCGATCTGAAGGATCACGGCCAGCGCGATTCGATCGACAGCATCATGCGCCGCTTCCGATCCCAATTCGGCCGGATTCCGGGCGCCACTTTGCAGGTTTTTCCGGCGCAGGAATTGCGTATCGGCGGGCGCTCGTCCCCGTCGCTGTTTCAGTTCAGTCTGCAGTCCGACGATCTGGATTTATTGCGCGAATGGACGCCGAAGGTGCAGAGCGCCCTGTCCGAATTGCCCGAGCTGAACGATGTCAGCAGCAACCAGCAGGAAAAGGGCGAGCAGATCGGCCTGGTGGTCGACCGCGAGCTGGCGGCCCGTTACGGGGTCAATCCGGCGCTGATCGATGCCAGCCTGAACGATGCCTTCGGCCAGCGCCAGGTATCGGTGATTTACGAGCCGCTCAATCAATACCGGGTGGTGATGGAACTGGCGCCGGAATACTGGCAGAGCCCGGAGGCGCTGAAACACCTGTATGTCAGCGTGCCGGGGCAAACGCCGGCGAACGGCAAGGCAGTAAGGCCCCGGCAGGTGCCCGTAGCGAGCCTCGCCAGCTTCGCGCCGAGCAATACGCCGTTGACGGTCAGCCATCAGGGCCAGTTTGCCGCGACCACCTTGTCTTTCAATCTGCAACCCGGCGTCTCGTTGTCCGCCGCGACGCAGGCCGTAAAGAAAGCCATGCAAGTGATCGGAGTGCCCGATGCGATTCAAGGCAGCTTTCAAGGCGCGGCCAAATTTTTTCAGCAATCGCTGGACAACCAGCCCTGGCTGATCCTGGCGGCCTTGTTGAGCATCTACCTGGTGCTCGGCGTGCTTTACGAAAGCCTGATGCATCCCTTGACGATCCTGTCCACCCTGCCCTCGGCCGGCGTCGGCGCGCTGTTGACCTTGATGGCCAGCGGCACCGAATTCAGCATCATCGCGCTGGTTGGCGTGATCCTCTTGATTGGCATCGTGATGAAAAACGCGATCATGATGATCGATTTTGCCTTGCTGGCCGAGCGCGAACACCACCTGGATTCCGGCGCCGCGATTTTCGAGGCCTGCATGCTGCGTTTCAGGCCGATCATGATGACCTCGATGGCCGCGCTTTTCGGTGCACTGCCGTTGGCGCTGGGCAGCGGCTACGGCGCCGAGCTGCGTCAGCCGCTCGGCATCACCATCATCGGCGGCCTGATCTTCAGTCAGTTGCTGACCCTCTATACCACGCCGGTGGTCTATCTGTACCTCGACCGCCTCCGCTTCGGTTTCCTCGCCCGATTTTTTAACCGTCCCGCCGAGAAAGCGGGAGAACCCGCTTGAGTTTGACTGAGATTTGCATGAATTTGCGCATTAACCCTACGCTCGTTTTAACCCTGATCAGCCTCCCGCTTGCCGGCTGCATGGTGGGTCCCGACCATGTCCGCCCGGAGGCGGCCGTTACCGACGCGTTCAAGGAGGCGAAGGGCTGGAAGCCCGCGCAGCCGCGCGACACCGCACTGCCGCAAACATGGTGGCAGATCTTCAACGATCCGAAGTTAAATGAACTGGTCGAACAGGTGGCCGGCGCCAATCAGTCGGTGGCGCAGGCCGAGGCGCAGTACCGTCAGGCCCAGCATCTGGTGCAATCGTCGCAATCGTCCCTGCTGCCGGTCGCGACCTTGACCGGCCAGGTCAGCCGCTTCCAGGCCGCCTCGGGTCAAAGTATCGCGGTGCCCGGAATTAGAAACCTGTTCGGCCTCGGCGCCGGCGCGGTCTGGGAGCCCGACCTGTGGGGCAGGATCCGCCGCCAGGTTGAGGCCAACACCGACAGCGCCCAGGCCAGCGCCGGGACCTTGCAGGCGCTGATCCTGTCCAGCCAGGCCACACTGGCGCAAAACTACTTTCAGTTGCAGACACTGGATGCGCAGAAAGCCCTGTTCGACGACACCGTGGCCGCCTTCGCGAAGACG
This window harbors:
- a CDS encoding efflux RND transporter permease subunit produces the protein MNFSALFIRRPVATTLLTIAVALAGVLAFLNLPVASLPEVDFPTISVSAEIPGASAETMAATVATPLERALGRIAGITEMTSESGMGSTQITLQFDLSRDINGAARDVQAAINAAGNLLPSNLPSLPSYRRDNPADSPIIVLTLTSDSLDIGQIYDVAATVLAQKISQTPGIGGVDIRGSSLPAVRVELNPHALSQYGIGLEDVRNTIVQSNITRPKGEMEHAGRRWQIQANDQARKAADYAALIVSYRGGAPVTLADLGKVEDSVENLSNTGVKDGKPAVLLVVKKQPQANVIEAVDRIKTMVPELRASIPSAIDLQVASDRSLTIRASLAEVEHTMLFAVILVILVVLLFLRNLRSTLIPIIAVPVSLLGACSVMYLCDYSLNNLSLMALTIATGFVVDDAIVVLENASRHIEKGTAPFKAALLAAKEVGFTVLAMNVALIAVFLPILLMGGLVGRLFREFAVTLSAAVLVSLLVSLTVTPMLCARWLGKESPRHGRLYRGIERGFVGLQRFYSLSLSWALRHTRIMLAVFVATLGLNVYLYKVIDKGFFPTQDGGRLMGVVQADQGVSFWAMQDKFFEFAKLIRQDPAVTNVNGFFSSQRSLNNAIVFIDLKDHGQRDSIDSIMRRFRSQFGRIPGATLQVFPAQELRIGGRSSPSLFQFSLQSDDLDLLREWTPKVQSALSELPELNDVSSNQQEKGEQIGLVVDRELAARYGVNPALIDASLNDAFGQRQVSVIYEPLNQYRVVMELAPEYWQSPEALKHLYVSVPGQTPANGKAVRPRQVPVASLASFAPSNTPLTVSHQGQFAATTLSFNLQPGVSLSAATQAVKKAMQVIGVPDAIQGSFQGAAKFFQQSLDNQPWLILAALLSIYLVLGVLYESLMHPLTILSTLPSAGVGALLTLMASGTEFSIIALVGVILLIGIVMKNAIMMIDFALLAEREHHLDSGAAIFEACMLRFRPIMMTSMAALFGALPLALGSGYGAELRQPLGITIIGGLIFSQLLTLYTTPVVYLYLDRLRFGFLARFFNRPAEKAGEPA